The DNA window CGATGATCACTGCGGTTCTACACGAGTCCCCACCCATCGACCTCCCCGGCAACGCCCACGCTGCGAAGCAGGCTCGGGCCCAAGCCGTTCGCAGCTCACGCTCCTCGGTTGGCAAGGGAGCATCCACGTGGCCACGGATGTTCTGGGCCGCCTCGTGGACAATGCCGTCCGTCACGGCATGGCTGAGCGCGTCAAGGCCCGCCTCGCGATCACCGAGACACAGCAACTCGTGATCGACGTAGAGGACCCCACCCCGCAGTTCCTCGCCTTTGGCGCAGCTGTGCAAGGCGACACGGGCCGCGGGCTGTGGGAGGCCAAGCGCCTCGGTGCACGTGTCGTCTGGTTCCTCCGCAATGACGCCGGCAAGACCGTGCGCGCGACGCTCGCCCCCGGGCCGGGACCTCTACCAGCCCGTCTTCCCCCGCCGTCGGCATGATGCGCCAGCTCGTGTATTCGGCCGGCCCCGCGTACCGCCCGGCCGAGGACATGCAAGACCTCGCCGCCGTGATTCGCCCCCTTCTCCACGTCAAAACAGGCAAGGACGCCCGTGTACGCCTCGGCAGCGGTCTGTTCGACGTCGTAATCACCGGTGGCGGAACCCACACGCAGTCCGCCGTAGCCGAGATGGACGAGATCCAAAGCGGTTGCGGGCCGGTCATTGAGGACCCAGACAGCGGATGGCAGTACTGGTTGGTCCCACCCGGCTCGCGCAGCAAGTGGGAGCCCCACGAGTACGGCGTGTGCCTCGGCGCTCCCCACACGGTCACGCTGCCCTCGCTCAACCGCACAGCGCCGCCCGGTCCGTACTGGCTGCGTCCGTCCGCGAGTGACCGGCTCGTCCCGCTACACCCGCTCCGTCGCCTCCTGACAGAGCTGCGTCCGCAGCCGACCCCACACGCGTCCCTCGCGGCCGCGCTCAGCATCACCACCCCCTGATCACCGCGCTCACCCGCGGACACCCTGCGGTCGCTGGTAAGCGCGGGTACCAACCGCCCCCCCCATCAGGCAGGCCTCAGCCCCATCCCCAGGGGCCCGCACCCCCAGCGGAGGCCATCGCACTCAAGAAGCCTCATGTGCCCGCCGGCTGCCTGCCCCACAACTGAGTCCCCTGACCAGTGCGTGGTGAGGTGGTCGGCGAGCACGGTCACCTCGGCGGCATCGCGTCCGAGCCGCTTCATCGCGTTGGTGCAGGGCGTGCGCCTTGATCTCCCAGGCGGCGGCGAGCGCGGCATCGAACTTCCCAGTCTGCAGCCGTGCCCGTGATCGGCTCACCGGCGCGGTCACCCTGCCCCCGGTTCTTGCAATACGGCTGCCCGACGGCCGGACTGCGCTATACGAGTGGCTGACCACGCCGCTGTCGAATATGGCCGCCACACCCCAAGTGGGGCCCGGGCCCGGCCCGCGCAGATACACCGGTGTGGTGACCTCTACACCTCCGCTACAGCGGAGCTGACGGTGAAGGTCGCAAGCGGCACGATCCACCACGCAGTGGGGACCATCACCCGCATTCGCCAGTAGCGGCCGGTGTACGCCCGCAGCGCAGGGTTCTCTGTTGCGGGCCGGCTCTGGCTCTACGATGAGCCGGTGACCGAGACGCTGCCCCCTGCGGGTATGGACCTCTTCGACGTTGTACACATTCGTCTGGCGGAGGTTGAAGCGCCCCCACTGTCACCAGAGGCTGAATCGGCCATGGACCGGGTGTGGGACAGGGCGGTCCAGGCCAACCCGGCCCTCTTCGACGGGCCGGTGGTGGCGTGCGCGGGACTGGAATGGACCGGGCCGCGCAGCGTGCGTCTTTCCTGGGTGCGTGTGACCTACCGGCACTACGCCCTGCGCTGGGTTCCGGACGGACCGCGGCCGTCGCCCAGATGTCCACCCGTGTCCTGCTGGACCTGCTCGGATGGCGCGGCCAGATCCTCGCCAGCAGCCGCCTGACCGCCCGGCCGGGCCGATCCGTCCGGCTCGTCGACCTGGCCGCCGTGAGGCGCCCGCACGTATCTGTGCGGGACCGGCGGCATGACCTATCTCGATCCGATCCCGTTCGCGGCCCGGAACATCGCCGTGGCCCCGTTCCGGCCGCCGACCACCGGCATCTGGTCCTCCGGCCGCCGCCTCAGTGCCCTGTGGGCCTTGGCAGCACTCGGCCCGGACGCCGTGGCCGCCCGCCTCCGGGCTCTCGCCAGCGACCACTGCCGTCTGCAGCCGGCAGCCTGAGCGAGCCGTCCCCCCCTCCTCGAGGAGAGGGAGAGACGTACCACTGAACGTCCCCAGTCGCGTACGACTCCGTGACCGACGTGCGCCGTTCAGGCGTTCTCCCGCCGGATCATCTCCCGGAGACTGGTCCGCGCGGCAGCCAGATCCTCCTCGGCCTCCTCCAGCTTCTGAGCCAGCTCGGAGTTTTCCCGCCTCAACGCGTCGCGTTCAGTGGCAAGCAGCTGGTATTGGCGAGTCAGTTCCTCGATGCGGGCGACCAGATCCCCAGCGGCGGCCTGGTCGAGTTGCTGGCCGAGCTGCCTGCGCAAGGCATCCTTGAGTCGTGTCGCCGCCTACGGTGGCGGCCTTGGAGTCCGGCGTCCCGCATCAGCCTGGCGACGCGGCGCCGTCCGCATCTTTCGCCCTCGCGTTGCACAACGGCGTGGACGCGCGGGGCCCCGTAGGTGCCACGGGAGTGCTCGTGGGCTTCGGTGATCTTCTCGGTCAGCTCCAGGTCGCGGACCGCGGGGGCCAGGAGTGCCGTTGCGGCGGGCGTAGAAGGCGGTGCGGGAGACCTTGAGCAGCTCACACGCCCGTCTGACGTTGTGGCCGCTCTGCTTCTCCGCCTCGATGAACGGGTTCACCGTCAGCGGGTCTCCTTCGCGAAGAATGCCGTGGCCCGCTTGAGGATGTCGACGTCTTCTCGCAGGCGGCGGTTCTCCCGCCGCAGCGCGGTCAGCTCCTCACGTTCGCTGCTGGTCAGTCCCTCGCGCTCGCCCGTGTCGACCTCGGCCTGCTTTACCCAGTCCCGCACCGCGGTCTCGATCAGATCGAAGTCCTTGGCGATCTGACCGACCGAGCGGTCACCACGCCGGCACACGATCTCGGCCTTGAACTCCGGTGTGAACGAACGGCGAGGGAGATTCCCCATGCTCTCCGTGATCAACATCCTTCCGGGGACGAACCCCTGATCTTAAATGTCCGTCAAAGCGGATCAAGCCCAGTCGCCAGTCGGACCGGGCTGGGACGGTACTGCAGCGTGCGCTGTCCCTGGCGAGGCTCCCGCTCCCGTGACACTGGTGCGCTTGACGGCGCGCCGTCCCACCCGTCCCACGGCGCGGTAGAAGCGGTCGGGCAGGAACACGGCATCAGCGACAATCATGGCGCCACTGAAGAGCGGCAGTCCCATGAGCACCGCGATGTTCACGTGCATGCCCAGCAGCATGGCTAGGACCGGGTATTTGAGCCTGCCGAACAGGACGAACGGAAAGGCGACCTGAACCAGCACCGTCAGATAGCCGACGGCGGCAAGCAGCACGTGATGACCGTCGATCATCTGCGACAACTCAGGCCATGGCCGGAACAGGTCGATGTTCAGGATGTAGTGGAGGGCTGTGCCGTCGCCCCACTTGAGGCCCTGCACCTTGTACAGGCCTGCGCATCCGTAGAGGAAACAGACCTGGGCTGCGATGACGAACATGCCGCAGTTGTGCAGCACAGTGATCACGCTGGTGCGGGCGCTGTCGAGTTGGTATCGGAGGCCGCCGCGGTGTGGGCCTGCCATCTTGCCCACTGAGGCCTGGAGCCGGGTCCTGCGGGCGTCAAGGGACCAGCGCCGGCCGCACGCGGTGAAGATGAGGTAGACGGCCATGAGGACCATGAGATTGTCCCCGCCGTCCGCCATAAAAATCGCCTTGGCGTGGAACGACACGACCATGACCGCGAACAGCACAGACACCGCCCGCGTCCGCCAGCCCAGCACGAACAGCGCGCAAGTGACGAGAGCCACGGTGTAGCACACCTCGAAGTACACCGGGTTGTCGGACAGGGTGAGGACGCTGGCCCACCCACTCTGATCGAACATCTGCCTGGCTAGCTCGGGCGTCCACGGTGAACCGGGGCCCCACATCTCGTCGCGGTGTGGGTACTCGCGAAGCAGGAAGATGAGATAGAGCAGACCGTACCCAATGCGCAGCATCGCCGCCGCGTAGAGGGAGACCGGCCGCTCGGTCAGGAGGAGGAAGAACGCATGGATCCGTTCGAAGACGTGCTGCGGCACACGCCCACTCGCCCGCTCGGTGGTGTTTCGGGACGCTGAGGGTGCCACGACCGTCGCCTGCTCAGTCCGTTCCACGCGTGGCCACCTTCCACCAGGGCAGATACCGAGTTTGGCCTCGCACAGGTGCCGTTGCGGCGGGGGGTCCGCCCGCTTCGCGGGGCGCCGCGATAGGCAGGGTGATCACCCGTAGCTGGATCGAGTCGAAGGTGCCGCCACGTTGGGCGGTGACGCGGTCCGCTGCGATGTTGCGCAGATACTTCTGAATCATCAAAGCTCGCTCCGTGCGCGGCCGGTCGTCACTGCCGTGCGTTTTGAGGTAAGCATTCCAAGCTTGGCGCAAGATATTCTGTGCTGTATGGCTGGGGAAGACGTTGTGCTTGACGGCAGAATTGTCTTTGGCACTCAGGCTGACCCAGTCGCTCACCTGTGTGGTGCCGTCCGGTGCTGTGTGCCTGA is part of the Streptomyces agglomeratus genome and encodes:
- a CDS encoding ATP-binding protein; the protein is MATDVLGRLVDNAVRHGMAERVKARLAITETQQLVIDVEDPTPQFLAFGAAVQGDTGRGLWEAKRLGARVVWFLRNDAGKTVRATLAPGPGPLPARLPPPSA
- a CDS encoding IS3 family transposase, with the protein product MSCSRSPAPPSTPAATALLAPAVRDLELTEKITEAHEHSRGTYGAPRVHAVVQREGERCGRRRVARLMRDAGLQGRHRRRRHDSRMPCAGSSASNSTRPPLGIWSPASRN
- a CDS encoding transposase; translation: MGNLPRRSFTPEFKAEIVCRRGDRSVGQIAKDFDLIETAVRDWVKQAEVDTGEREGLTSSEREELTALRRENRRLREDVDILKRATAFFAKETR
- a CDS encoding HTTM domain-containing protein, which translates into the protein MLRIGYGLLYLIFLLREYPHRDEMWGPGSPWTPELARQMFDQSGWASVLTLSDNPVYFEVCYTVALVTCALFVLGWRTRAVSVLFAVMVVSFHAKAIFMADGGDNLMVLMAVYLIFTACGRRWSLDARRTRLQASVGKMAGPHRGGLRYQLDSARTSVITVLHNCGMFVIAAQVCFLYGCAGLYKVQGLKWGDGTALHYILNIDLFRPWPELSQMIDGHHVLLAAVGYLTVLVQVAFPFVLFGRLKYPVLAMLLGMHVNIAVLMGLPLFSGAMIVADAVFLPDRFYRAVGRVGRRAVKRTSVTGAGASPGTAHAAVPSQPGPTGDWA
- a CDS encoding DUF5819 family protein; the encoded protein is MLGNAESTKMKESQRTELELAAKDGGGGARRTRGISGPPCLLTAVTGAAVALCLAATLVHVLLVFLYVAPPNAISKMYSQQTNAWVRPVFEQNWRLFAPNPQSVNRHISARVRHTAPDGTTQVSDWVSLSAKDNSAVKHNVFPSHTAQNILRQAWNAYLKTHGSDDRPRTERALMIQKYLRNIAADRVTAQRGGTFDSIQLRVITLPIAAPREAGGPPAATAPVRGQTRYLPWWKVATRGTD